Genomic segment of Engystomops pustulosus chromosome 8, aEngPut4.maternal, whole genome shotgun sequence:
GGATATCAGGGTGCTGTCCACTGCGTCACGGATAAAGCTGTTGGCTTCCCCGGCCTTGTGTAACAAAACCTTCGCAATTTGCTGGAGGTCGTGGTCCATTTGTGTCTTCCATGTGCAGAACATCATGTTCAGGCACTTAATCGCAGCAAGGGACACTGCAGACCTGAGGTTGGTGACTTCCTTTATTACTGCAGTCCTCAGGTCTCGGACGGTCTGTAGATCATATTCAGCATGAGAAGATAACAGGGAGAAGATGGTTTCAATCCCTTTCATCTTTTTTTCCCAGTCTTCATAATCCAGTAATCTCACGGCCTCGGAAACCGCCATCTTAGGTTCTGGAAATGTCTTTGGCTGTGTACTGGTTGTGGCTTTCTGGGGTTGGGCTTCATGAGGACTAGATGAATGTCTTATAGGTGGTAGAACAGACATCTTCTTAGGTACACAAGGCTCAAAGATCTTTGTGCCAAGATAAATCTGGGCAGATGCTGCTGGTGTTGGATATTTATCTCCATAGCAAAGGTTCTTGGTTACCTGCTGTCTTGGTACTGGGGTGTTGGGAATAGTCCAGCCCATATTTGTCCTGCGTTCACCAGGTACAGGAGATGTTCTCGGGTTTCTCAGAGTATTGGTGCTAAGCTTAGCCAGCACTTTCTGAGCCGCTATGTCCCTGTGAGCGGTAAAGTTATCACCTAGGCAGAATTTTTTGGATGACGGTAGCTCCATGCCAAGGTAGAAGGCGGAAATGTCAGAAAGCTCAGAATCTGAGCCGGATCTTATGGAGTCTGACTCCCACATCTTCAAAAATAAAACTCTCTAAAAAAACACTTGCGCACTGAATAAAAGCACTGCTTCTCTCCGGAAAGAAAGTCAAGCAATGTACAGAACCCTGAGCAAGCAAGGTTCTAATAGAATATTCTCACAATACCGGGCCTATGACATCAGAACCGCTTCTAGAACCTTCTACTTAAAGGGCCAGTGACTGAAAAATACAAGAATATCTCTAATGTTGTTCATTTAGAAAACTAGCCTATTTGTCTTTACTGAAACCAATAAAATGtagtattattaaaggggttttcccacaaacaaaaggtaGGCCCTATCAACGGGATCAGGCATAACTTGCTAGTCAGTGGGATGCTCCATCAGGCtagtggagcagacagccgcgcatgaccgttctgctccattaatctctatggagttggcGGAGATCGTTGAGCGCAGTGCtaagcaatttctgtcagctccttaTAATTCCCTCTTTACTGCAGTCAGCCCTTCCTTATAAGGGCAGACCTCAGAACAGGGTCCATTATAAGGTTGGGTTCAAACCGCGTTTTTTGTATACACAAAGCGTATACATCAGGATAGCACTCGATGTATAGGCTTagtgtatacattgacaaatagggGCAGGTGggggcatagttgttgcctccctCTGGCTACTATACGTCCTGTCCGTCAAAAAAAGAAGAATGGAAAGACATAGTAAGTTATGTTTTTGTAAACCACACCCTAGGCTTTGTAGGTGacaccagaaccaagttcagtACATAAAATCAGAACCAGAACTGAGATTAGAACAAAATATACTGCACCGGAGCAGAGATTAGTAAATAAATATAGCACATGAACCCAGTTCAGTACATAAAGAAACACTTCCAGAAACCAGCAGAGAACATGGAaatagaaccaagctcagtgtaatAAAATTTTGAGTATTGAGTGCAGAAATTTGAGCTCATGTGTAATGCCAGGACTTCCTGTAAATAAGATTTGGTAACACAAAAACTTTAGGTTCCTCGCTCCATCATCATCTACTCTATGTTATTATCCCAAAACTAATACTGTTCTGTTATTTCCTTAGAGATCATTATTAGCTCCCAATAACCAATACAGTAACACTCCCCTAACAATAACCAATATAATAATGGTgccgccacacagtagccaatatagtcccaGTATCcctgcacagtagccaatatagtcacagtaccgctgtacagtagccaatatagtcacagtgcccctgtaCAGTAGCCAATGTAATCCCAGTATCCCtgcacactagccaatatagtcacagtgcccctgtaCAGTAGCCatatagtaacggtgcccccacacatagccaatatagtaaaagtGCCCCCAAAGTCACCGAAATAGTAATGGTgctccacacagtagccaatataatcaaAGTACCCCCACCAAGTAGCCAATATCGTCAAAGTGCCCCCAAAGTCACCAAAATAGTAATGGTgctccacacagtagccaatatagtaacagtgctccctCAGTTACCAAAATAATAAtggtgccccccccacacacacacacagtagctAATCTAATCACAGAGCCTGCAAATGGTTCACAGTGCCCCCGCACTGGGTGTGCACTGTGCCCTTGACGGCAACGTTGAGCCCCTCTATACCAACCAGGGCCATTGGGTAACATGGAAACATATTCCATAAGTGTTTTTTGGCATAGATAGTCACAATCtctggcgtgatccccgaaaagttgggaaacctgacgaaaatacggctgcggggcccttagtaattaATTCCCATTATGTTTACTGTGGGCAATAAGCACCTGTTAATGTGAATGGAGACTAAGCAATAAAGTTACCCAAAATCGATGGAGTAAGGAAACATATGTGAAAGGCTACAAAATGTCATTAAAATGTCAAATTCCAAACAAAATATTTGGATTAAATATGTGGATGGTTGctctaagggcttattcacatggccatctgcggggccgtacatgcagccgcaaattgaCGGCAATAGCGACACGGGGGGATACGGGCCGCACACcgtaaaaagatagagcatgctctatctttcagtgtgtgtgcggccgtgagccggtgttttctatggagggaggaggggtcacctcctcctcctctccagcacacggcggtatacccgcacagcgggcataccgtgtgtgtatgtaccctaaaGTAGGACAACATAATTGATGTAGGGTTATTATACAGGCAACAAATAAGGGCAAGTgttaaatattaatttatctCATGATTTCCACTACCTGGTGAGAACCCGGACCAAGGTGAGTATCAGATGCTCAGCACATGAGGCAATAATCTAAAGTTCAGGGGCTTTTGCCCTGGGTGCTAAATTTAGCAATACCATGATTAATCCCTCTAATTTACTATTTACTGTATTCCTAATGAATGCTTCGTGTCACTATTGAGGTTAATTCCCAAAAATATATCAGGTAAATAGCAACATGATATAAGATAACATTAAGAAAGAATTAGGTGCTTTCCTAGACATGAGCCCTAGACATCAATGAGCCCTTTGGGTAAAACAGTGACACCATGTTATCGAAATGAACAGGTCCTCTACCAGTGTTACAGACCTTTTACTAACTTTACAGCATTGTGCTTGGTAGAAAAGGAAGAGGCCAAAATGGATAGGTTATTAGATGGGTGGAGGTCCAAATGCTCAATGCTAGATGCTCAGTGGAGGTGCCAGGGTTTGGACCTCCACCCATCCAATAACCTATCCATTTTTAAATAGCACTTTAAAATATATTGACCGTCTTTCACTAGTACAAGCCATGCAGCCAGAAAATGTAATTCAACAATGTGatgttccggacccctgaagggaaCGCAAGGTCAATCAATTATTCattttttatagacactccctgaaAATACGTGTTCTGGAAGGTGCAGGAAGGGAGATAGACTTGTCCACACAACATCCGGTATGGAACAACACTAGCTCACAACCCTGAACAGCTGAAAGCCGCTTTCACTAACCCCAATGAAACAAAGCCTTATCAGTACAGTAGACTGCCACCAACTTCTTGTTCCATATAAGCCTGGTCCAGGGTAGCACGTATATAACCAAGACACGGAAGTGGGGATTTGTGGATTgagataaaataacaaagcaggttaaattttatatttaattgccttaaagcagtggttctcaacctgtgggtcgggaccccagcgggggtcggaCGACCAAAAcctggggtcgcctaaagccatcggagccgcaattttactgtgtttttactgcgagttgcatggtttggggtcaccacagcatgaggaactgtattgcggggtcacagcattagaaaggttgagaaccactgccttaaaggctcactagacaaaacaatagcACTGTATTGTATACAGTTACACAGAGTACAACTAAAATCAGTGTACTACATGTATCAATTCACTGGTTCAGTTACCTAGTGCTGGACTAATTGGGGAAAGGTTAGTCCACACATGAAGATCCTTCCTGCTCTTGAGGTGACTGTAAATAATTCACCCAGGCAGATGGGCAGAAGGGttgatgaaggggttaaagaataggCTTGCTTAACATGAGAACTAATGAGTGCATTTTCTGAAGCTTAGCTATGTCACTGTATAATTACATTTAATTAGTCTCATTACAGAGATCTGATGAAACTGATTTCTCTGATGCCAGTAAAATCTATATGGAGATACCAGATTTTCTTGTTTAGCATTTTTTTCTCGGCTACTTAACATTTTTTGGCTAAGAGATGTCCAGCTCAATACTATGATCCATCTCATAAGAAATAATCCTAAATGTGGTAGTTTTCGTCATTACTGCTACCCTTTGAACCATTTTCATAGAACAAAATACATTTGATGGCATCAATGTGATGTACCTCATGTACAAATCTCTGCAGCTCAGTCATTCCCCTCCCATCAGGGGTGTAAGTGGGAGAGGCTGGGTCCTATAGCAAACTTTTGACCTTTCCAACAAATATACAAATCTGTAcactcacacatgtttatacaaccacacacatttatacacacatgtacatactcacatacacacacatacagttctagactcatttatacattttaatcacatatacacactttttgcacacatttatacactcattaatacatttataaacttaTACATGGAACACTTGCTTTTGTCAAGAGGATATAGGACGCTATTCAGGTCACCGCCTTAAGCCCATCCTCTCCTATAGTACGTCACTGCGGGGGGAAgacttaaagagtaactaaaaTTTCAACAACATTTTGTAAATAAATAATGCAGATAATAATTAGGAACTATGTAATCTACTTTATTagagaaatatgttcctgtgtccttctttttcctctgcctttcttccttcttCAACTCTCTACTACAACTTTAAAATTTGCTGAGGAAAAGAACGAGGGTCTGGTGGAATCGGGCCTTCCTTGAGAAATACCTGGCAAAGGATTTGATACCTTGACGATTGAGAATCCAAGTATTTCCCTCCTTCGAAGTAGAAAATGAGACTTTAAGAACTAAGTGGGAGGAGGTCTCTAATAAATGctctaaagcagtggttctcaacctgtgggtcgcgaccccggcgggggtcgaacgatcaaaacacaggggtcgcctaaagccatcggagccacgattttattgaattttttggcacgaatacaatattcttgtacatggtttggggtcactgcaacatgaggaactgtattgcggggtcacagcattagaaaggttgagaaccactgctctaaagtGTTTATGGAACTACTAGTACTAATGAACAATGAATCCCTTAGCGAGATTGAATTAGAACTGGAAGGTTTATAGAATAAATTAAAATTGGAACTTTCAAATGACGCAGTAATGAAACTCAATGAGGAAATAGAGACAGACTTAGAGAAATGGGAGAAAGAAGTTTGTAAAATGAAGCCTGAAAAATTCCAGTGGGATGTATCAGATTTCAAACAGGGGTGCACATATAGATGGTCACACAATAGAGGTAGAACGATGTCAAGAACCAGATCTAGGTCACGCTCCTCCTTGCAGACTTCGGAAATGGAACACCAGAGACTCATGACTAGGagtaaaatgtaaaaagcaaGGAGGCCAACACACAGAAGCAAGCCTTAGCTGAAGATGATGCACATACCTCTGGTAAAAGGAAATGGCACCCCCATCAGCAGGgaaagaaaccaaaaaaaagttagagGTAATTAATCTTTCTTCCCGTCCTCTCTCTGATGTCCAGTGTGGTATTTTCAGTAAGGGGCTAATTTTTCCGCCCTCTAATGATTTCGATTTTTTTACAGCGTTAAAAGACCTGCATTTGTTTTCTctgaaattaattttaaaaaattgcattaTAAAAAGGATATGGAGACGGATAGTCAGACGGAGAGGGATGCACTTCAGGCTTGAGAAGATCTTCTACAGGAACAAACCTTGCAAACTCCCAAACTCTCAGCCTTTCCCAGATCTACCTGTTCCCCTCCTTGTCCTTATGCCCCCAGGTGGAAAGTTTTACTAAATTGGCCAGAGATTTCAAGGCTCTCTGTAGATGTAGATGTAATGACATTCTAACACTTGTCGAACGTTAGGCCCTGAATTGCAAAATTATGATGATATCgttgtgaagggggggggggggtaatctggtCTAAGGACAAATACGAAAAAGAAGCCTTTAGGCAACTTAAAGTCCGTAACACATACTGTAAATTAGCGTATAACCCCACCAGCAGTTTCTCTGCTGAATTGTGTGACATTCTGCAATTAGCATATGAGAAGGGGATCTTTCCTAAAAAGGTACTCTAAGGAATGGTGGTACAAGAACCAAAAGTCACAACTTTATAACTCTTGCCCAAAATACACAAAGATCTTGTTGATCCCCCGAGGAGGCCGATTGTCTCTGGGATTGGGGGGTTATGTCACCCAATATGTAAATTTATTTACTACTACTTAAAACCCCTTTTAGAATGTCTGCCATCCTATGTAAGGGACAGTTCAGACGTCCTATCCAGAATCAACGGGATTTCTTTCAGGTCTGATATGGTGCTGGTCACGGCTGATGTTGGACTGGTGTTTCTTTTCTTGCTTCCATATGTACACCCCcacaacggctgtgtgaatgcaccctaagggtCAGAAATAAGAGGACAGTGCAGTACAGAATCGATAGGCAAAAGAGATGATACAGGTAAAGGGCCTAgaaatccaaaatacagaagaTAAACATCAGTTAGCTCCAAAAAAAATACTTAGAGCATGCATGGGAAAAAGCTTTCATGGGATTTCAGAGTCCTGGTCCACAGGATCATTGGGCTAGTTCTGTTACATCCAAACAAGACAGACCAGCAGAGGAGAAGTGGAGGAACATTCTGTCCACCTGTGCAAAGTCAGAGGGTAAAGCTATTTCAGACAGAATGCAACCCAAGAACAAATCAGTGCTTACTCATCAGTGCATACTCAGCTGTACTTTAAGTTCCGAGTACCGTGCTGAAGCTTAAACATGCACAGATGTAacagaaatattctctaggtacagAAAGAGTGAATTATTAGTCTTGTTATCTGCCCGAGGTTTCAAcgagttt
This window contains:
- the LOC140075162 gene encoding TOG array regulator of axonemal microtubules protein 1-like, yielding MWESDSIRSGSDSELSDISAFYLGMELPSSKKFCLGDNFTAHRDIAAQKVLAKLSTNTLRNPRTSPVPGERRTNMGWTIPNTPVPRQQVTKNLCYGDKYPTPAASAQIYLGTKIFEPCVPKKMSVLPPIRHSSSPHEAQPQKATTSTQPKTFPEPKMAVSEAVRLLDYEDWEKKMKGIETIFSLLSSHAEYDLQTVRDLRTAVIKEVTNLRSAVSLAAIKCLNMMFCTWKTQMDHDLQQIAKVLLHKAGEANSFIRDAVDSTLISMVNNVSPGRALVAVIEGGLCHKNSSVRSTTSKHLAGLVDRKGAEYILSGRKGVTDRALPAIAKCIQDSCPQARMHGKKILSTLSGNPRLDSMIKKYVPPKDTPAVMLLLRKCSK